From a region of the Primulina eburnea isolate SZY01 chromosome 7, ASM2296580v1, whole genome shotgun sequence genome:
- the LOC140837453 gene encoding putative F-box/LRR-repeat protein At5g54820, translating to MDYFSYLPEAVILIIISFLPFRDAVRTSMLSRRWRHYWHAARNIDLDEKFFVRHGDSDENIALQRMEYMHFINHWMGIFREPEVRTFRVVFSSIAPGSAYVSDMQRCVVFAAGKCLKPIALDLDFSSPYWDVQNLNQNPQTIIQLPFIEAHATLESLQLSACRFDFLQCNNFDALNNVHLGWIEVPGYTLNKFITMCPSLETLSLKRCWNVRDMIISAQRLKVLVIDKCMEPESITVEAPLLTTFKYYGLSIYMRMDYHKNMEEAVFDYGLQSEVADEGDGEMLYNLLLEIFSVRVLTICSYMLQVLPMCEEPLSLKPKLENMRHLILKTQLHINEYYGISFFLNSCPRLEILEIDLAPKRILTVKVKGFKGTTDEMVVLRYLLKFGFVSRSLFVDFSKEKGANDVDMESNVQRQPSKVDTVGDCISLSSKYTHNHPEN from the exons ATGGATTACTTTTCTTATCTTCCGGAGGCTGTCATTCTCATAATCATTTCCTTTCTGCCATTCAGAGATGCTGTCAGAACTTCTATGCTGTCGAGAAGGTGGCGCCATTACTGGCATGCCGCCAGGAACATTGATCTCGACGAGAAGTTCTTCGTCAGGCATGGAGATTCCGACGAGAACATCGCTTTACAAAGAATGgaatacatgcatttcattaaTCACTGGATGGGAATTTTCCGAGAACCCGAAGTGAGAACATTCCGGGTTGTTTTCTCCAGCATTGCTCCGGGTTCGGCCTACGTTTCCGACATGCAGCGATGCGTGGTATTTGCCGCTGGTAAATGTCTGAAACCCATAGCACTTGATCTCGATTTCTCTAGTCCTTACTGGGACGTTCAGAATCTTAACCAAAACCCTCAGACGATCATCCAACTTCCGTTCATTGAAGCACATGCAACGTTGGAATCCCTACAGTTGTCTGCGTGCAGATTTGATTTCCTCCAATGCAACAACTTCGATGCACTGAACAATGTTCATCTAGGATGGATCGAAGTGCCCGGTTACACTCTAAACAAATTCATAACAATGTGCCCTTCGTTAGAGACTTTGAGCCTGAAAAGATGCTGGAATGTGAGAGACATGATTATCAGTGCACAGAGACTCAAGGTCCTGGTAATTGACAAATGTATGGAACCTGAATCGATCACAGTCGAGGCGCCATTATTGACTACCTTCAAATACTACGGTCTGTCTATTTACATGAGAATGGATTATCACAAGAACATGGAGGAGGCAGTCTTTGATTACGGGCTTCAGTCTGAAGTTGCGGACGAAGGAGATGGAGAAATGCTATACAATCTGCTTTTAGAAATTTTCAGCGTCAGGGTTCTCACCATTTGCAGCTACATGCTTCAG GTATTACCAATGTGCGAAGAACCACTGTCGCTAAAGCCGAAGCTTGAAAACATGAGACACTTGATactgaagacgcagttgcacaTCAACGAATATTATGGGATAAGCTTTTTCTTAAATAGCTGCCCACGATTGGAAATTCTTGAAATTGATTTGGCGCCAAAGAGGATCTTG ACAGTGAAGGTGAAAGGATTCAAAGGGACGACCGATGAAATGGTTGTGCTTCGATATTTGCTCAAATTTGGGTTTGTTTCTAGGAGTCTATTCGTTGATTTTTCGAAGGAGAAAGGCGCGAATGACGTCGACATGGAAAGCAACGTACAGAGGCAACCTTCAAAGGTTGATACAGTTGGGGACTGCATCTCCTTGTCCTCCAAGTATACACACAACCATCCAGAGAATTAG